The proteins below come from a single Crossiella sp. CA-258035 genomic window:
- a CDS encoding FAD/NAD(P)-binding protein, which produces MGALSAPGPLRVCVIGAGPRGTGVLDRLCALATGPVEVHVVDPYPAGPGRIWRRAQPNLLWMNSRAAGVTLFSGADNDVPSLWDWARSAGAGALARDELAEEVGRATSRWFASRPLASAYFSWVFQRAADRLGQVRVHQDQAVDLWETEAGQHVLLASGETLVVDAVVLAQGHVDVRATPAELACQEFADRHGLGYLPRGQADPAALAAVPAGEPVLLRGLGLTFIDTMVLLTEGRGGKFRRTLDGDLVYEPSGLEPLLYAGSRTGVPYHAKSDNALLAGAPELPRYFRTDTVPPGQLSFLDQLWPKVCKDIAYGHYHELFLGHPDRVRLGWPEFLAGLDAFDWGSPELADLVARAVPDPADRADPDSWTDPLAGRSFPDAEAFQEWVREHVRADLDRRSQSHWSPDLGGLGGISWAVLTVLQLAGAGRLTAKSQVTEVEGWFLPFMSFLTSGPPGRRLAELLALSQAGVLRFLGPEAKVRAEESAGRFVGSSPRVPGEVPARFLIEARLAEPNLAESADALLRNLFGRGECAEEELADETGRYRTGRLAAHPADHRLLAADGRAHPARFAVGPSVGTVHRPGVEPEIEAFGQNDRVARAVLSLGS; this is translated from the coding sequence ATGGGGGCGTTATCGGCCCCCGGTCCGCTGCGGGTCTGCGTCATCGGCGCGGGCCCGCGCGGCACCGGGGTACTGGACAGGTTGTGCGCCTTGGCCACTGGGCCGGTCGAGGTGCACGTGGTGGACCCGTATCCGGCGGGTCCAGGGCGGATCTGGCGGCGGGCGCAGCCGAACCTGCTGTGGATGAACTCGCGGGCGGCCGGCGTGACCCTGTTCTCCGGCGCGGACAACGACGTCCCGTCACTGTGGGACTGGGCGCGCTCCGCCGGCGCCGGCGCGCTCGCCAGGGACGAGCTGGCCGAGGAGGTGGGCCGAGCCACCTCGCGGTGGTTCGCCTCCCGGCCCCTGGCGAGCGCGTACTTCTCCTGGGTCTTCCAGCGCGCGGCGGACCGGCTCGGCCAGGTGCGGGTGCACCAGGACCAGGCGGTGGACCTGTGGGAAACCGAAGCGGGACAACACGTCCTGCTGGCCAGTGGGGAAACGCTGGTGGTGGACGCGGTGGTGCTCGCGCAGGGCCACGTGGACGTGCGGGCCACCCCGGCCGAGCTGGCCTGCCAGGAGTTCGCGGACCGGCACGGCCTCGGCTACCTGCCCAGGGGCCAGGCCGATCCGGCCGCGCTGGCCGCGGTGCCGGCCGGGGAGCCGGTGCTGCTGCGCGGGCTCGGGCTGACCTTCATCGACACCATGGTGCTGCTCACCGAGGGCAGGGGCGGCAAGTTCCGGCGCACCCTGGACGGGGACCTGGTGTACGAGCCCTCCGGGCTGGAACCGTTGCTGTACGCGGGTTCCCGCACCGGCGTGCCCTACCACGCCAAGTCCGACAACGCCCTGCTGGCCGGTGCGCCGGAGCTGCCGAGGTACTTCCGCACCGACACCGTGCCACCGGGTCAGCTGAGCTTCCTCGACCAGCTGTGGCCGAAGGTGTGCAAGGACATCGCCTACGGGCACTACCACGAGCTGTTCCTCGGCCACCCGGACCGGGTGCGGCTGGGCTGGCCGGAGTTCCTGGCCGGGCTGGACGCCTTCGACTGGGGCAGCCCGGAACTGGCCGACCTGGTGGCCCGCGCGGTGCCCGACCCGGCCGACCGGGCGGATCCGGACAGTTGGACGGATCCGTTGGCCGGTAGGAGCTTCCCGGACGCGGAGGCGTTCCAGGAGTGGGTGCGCGAGCACGTGCGGGCGGACCTGGACCGGCGGAGCCAGTCGCACTGGAGTCCCGACCTGGGCGGGCTGGGCGGCATCTCCTGGGCGGTGCTGACCGTGCTGCAACTCGCCGGCGCCGGGCGGCTGACGGCGAAGTCGCAGGTCACCGAGGTCGAGGGCTGGTTCCTGCCGTTCATGAGCTTCCTGACCAGCGGGCCGCCGGGCAGGCGGCTGGCCGAGCTGCTCGCGCTGTCCCAGGCCGGGGTGCTGCGCTTCCTCGGCCCGGAGGCGAAGGTGCGGGCCGAGGAGTCGGCAGGCCGGTTCGTGGGCAGCAGTCCCAGAGTGCCGGGCGAGGTGCCCGCGCGGTTCCTGATCGAGGCCAGGCTGGCCGAGCCGAACCTGGCCGAGAGCGCGGATGCGTTGCTGCGCAACCTCTTCGGCCGCGGTGAGTGCGCCGAGGAGGAGCTGGCCGACGAGACCGGCCGCTACCGCACCGGGCGGCTCGCCGCGCACCCGGCCGACCACCGGCTGCTGGCCGCGGACGGCCGCGCACACCCGGCCCGGTTCGCGGTCGGGCCCAGCGTGGGCACCGTGCACCGGCCGGGGGTGGAGCCGGAGATCGAGGCGTTCGGGCAGAACGACCGGGTGGCGCGGGCGGTGCTCAGCCTCGGTTCCTGA
- a CDS encoding TetR family transcriptional regulator C-terminal domain-containing protein gives MPRIVDHGQRRRMIAEALLRLVARDGIETVSVRTVAAEAGMSAGAVQKYFATKEEIFEFALELTGERLERRWATLSADGDYLTLLRDLLLETLPLDAERRAEMIIVTAFTARAAVRADWSERLHANDRDMRTATAAYLRTAQEAGQVRADLPVPTLADLLLALSDGFALRLLHLPLGAPGSAELLAALDLALRELLVPRG, from the coding sequence GTGCCGAGGATCGTGGACCACGGCCAGCGGCGGCGGATGATCGCCGAGGCGCTGCTGCGGCTGGTGGCCAGGGACGGCATCGAGACGGTCAGCGTGCGCACGGTGGCAGCCGAGGCCGGCATGTCCGCGGGCGCGGTGCAGAAGTACTTCGCCACCAAGGAGGAGATCTTCGAGTTCGCCCTGGAACTCACCGGCGAACGCCTGGAACGCCGCTGGGCCACCCTCTCCGCCGACGGGGACTACCTCACCCTGCTCCGCGACCTGCTGCTGGAGACGCTGCCGCTGGACGCCGAGCGCCGGGCCGAGATGATCATCGTGACCGCGTTCACCGCCCGCGCCGCGGTGCGCGCCGACTGGAGCGAGCGGCTGCACGCCAACGACCGGGACATGCGCACCGCCACCGCGGCCTACCTGCGCACCGCCCAGGAAGCCGGCCAGGTGCGCGCGGACCTGCCGGTGCCGACCCTGGCCGACCTGCTGCTCGCGCTCAGCGACGGTTTCGCGCTGCGGCTGCTGCACCTGCCGCTGGGCGCGCCGGGATCGGCCGAGTTGCTGGCCGCGCTGGACCTGGCGCTGCGGGAGCTGCTGGTCCCGCGCGGCTGA
- a CDS encoding aldehyde dehydrogenase family protein: MTGVGLIGQSGVTSFDGLRARCRVFAEHLRDNGFAPGDRVALLGGNSLGYVVALLTLLHVDATVVLLDDDRPTEEHAAILGKAPVRWLLHDGADGLPAEAAEFRLPLAELEREVSAAPQGFELDLTEWWQRAHALEVWPAGPRDAVVRSGGAVRFALRGAQQRAGFRDTDVVLPLLPFSHPYALVLLLLWWLSKGSAVVLPADRLDLAVEAITRMNVTVVDGTPAASQGLRRLLELRPVRAATLRSVRRWCVEGVPLRERPGRNSAAPITVLNRNGKDDMRALPAHAVDTAGEVRTLAVPEPPSTAVPLPGRAAALRAVETFLEEHREEVLEILCEVSNHRTAVGELETAIRTLRGAEAEVTAYQPRLVRNAAVFMPSNIPLYAYVLYVLVPSLYCEHVVFRPSAHIQSPLTRLHELLAPAHNLPVTLAASTQRQFTCGPVAEAELVLFTGTYANAERIRGQLRAEQLFLYFGQGINPIIVGPDADVDLAVADAVDIRLINSGQDCFGPDVMFVHSSVRERFLDLLGKRIDELVYGAYSDPRADYGSMYYDQAFGFALEYLHRNSAHIVHGGQVELGTRRLQPTVLCRELTRRSSYEELFAPIFNVVSYTDLDALHETLTTPFFEERAMGAMVYGNLPATVELLSRRHEVYQNATLLSTDNGNEPFGGLGIMANYAAIGGRRIAEPLLVSKAVADHLKPPVGVPARRVSA, translated from the coding sequence ATGACCGGGGTCGGCCTGATCGGCCAGTCCGGCGTGACCTCCTTCGACGGACTGCGCGCGCGATGTCGGGTCTTCGCGGAACACCTGCGGGACAACGGGTTCGCACCCGGTGACCGGGTGGCACTGCTGGGCGGCAACTCCCTGGGCTACGTGGTGGCGCTGCTGACCCTGCTGCACGTGGACGCCACCGTGGTGCTGCTGGACGACGACCGGCCGACCGAGGAGCACGCGGCCATCCTGGGCAAGGCGCCGGTGCGCTGGCTGCTGCACGACGGCGCGGACGGACTGCCCGCCGAGGCGGCCGAGTTCCGGCTGCCGCTGGCGGAGCTGGAACGCGAGGTTTCCGCCGCGCCGCAAGGCTTCGAGCTCGACCTGACCGAGTGGTGGCAGCGGGCGCACGCGCTGGAGGTGTGGCCTGCCGGCCCGCGCGACGCGGTGGTCCGTTCCGGCGGCGCGGTGCGCTTCGCGCTGCGCGGGGCCCAGCAGCGGGCCGGGTTCCGGGACACCGACGTGGTGCTGCCGCTGCTGCCGTTCTCCCACCCGTACGCGCTGGTCCTGCTGCTGCTGTGGTGGCTGAGCAAGGGCAGCGCGGTGGTGCTGCCCGCCGATCGGCTCGACCTGGCGGTGGAGGCGATCACCCGGATGAACGTGACCGTCGTGGACGGGACCCCGGCAGCCAGCCAGGGCCTGCGACGGCTGCTGGAACTGCGGCCGGTCCGGGCCGCGACGCTGCGCTCGGTGCGGCGGTGGTGCGTTGAGGGTGTGCCGCTGCGCGAACGACCAGGCCGGAACTCGGCCGCCCCGATCACCGTGCTCAACCGCAATGGGAAGGACGACATGCGCGCGCTCCCAGCACATGCCGTGGACACCGCCGGCGAGGTTCGAACCCTCGCCGTGCCCGAACCCCCGTCGACCGCGGTGCCACTGCCGGGCAGGGCCGCCGCGCTGCGGGCGGTGGAGACCTTCCTGGAGGAGCACCGCGAGGAGGTGCTCGAGATCCTCTGCGAGGTGTCCAACCACCGCACCGCGGTCGGTGAGCTGGAGACCGCGATCCGCACCCTGCGCGGAGCCGAGGCCGAGGTCACCGCCTACCAGCCGCGCCTGGTGCGCAACGCCGCGGTGTTCATGCCCTCCAACATCCCGCTCTACGCCTACGTGCTCTACGTGCTGGTGCCGAGCCTGTACTGCGAGCACGTGGTGTTCCGGCCCTCCGCGCACATCCAGTCCCCGCTGACCAGGCTGCACGAGCTGCTGGCCCCCGCGCACAACCTGCCGGTGACCCTGGCGGCCAGCACCCAGCGGCAGTTCACCTGCGGCCCGGTGGCCGAGGCCGAGCTGGTGCTGTTCACCGGCACCTACGCCAACGCCGAGCGGATCCGTGGCCAGCTGCGCGCCGAGCAGCTGTTCCTCTACTTCGGCCAGGGCATCAACCCGATCATCGTCGGGCCGGACGCGGATGTGGACCTCGCGGTGGCCGACGCGGTGGACATCCGCCTGATCAACTCCGGGCAGGACTGCTTCGGGCCGGACGTCATGTTCGTGCACTCCTCGGTGCGGGAACGGTTCCTCGACCTGCTGGGCAAGCGGATCGACGAGCTGGTCTACGGCGCCTACTCCGACCCCAGGGCCGACTACGGCTCGATGTACTACGACCAGGCCTTCGGCTTCGCGCTGGAGTACCTGCACCGCAACTCCGCGCACATCGTGCACGGCGGCCAGGTCGAGCTGGGCACCCGGCGGTTGCAGCCCACCGTGCTCTGTCGCGAGCTGACCAGGCGCTCCAGCTACGAGGAGCTATTCGCGCCGATCTTCAACGTGGTCAGCTACACCGACCTCGACGCCCTGCACGAGACGCTGACCACGCCGTTCTTCGAGGAGCGGGCGATGGGCGCGATGGTCTACGGCAACCTGCCGGCCACCGTGGAGCTGTTGTCCCGGCGGCACGAGGTCTACCAGAACGCCACCCTGCTCAGCACCGACAACGGCAACGAGCCCTTCGGCGGACTGGGCATCATGGCCAACTACGCGGCCATCGGCGGCAGGCGGATCGCCGAACCGCTGCTGGTGTCCAAGGCGGTCGCCGACCACCTCAAGCCGCCGGTGGGCGTGCCTGCCCGCCGGGTGTCGGCGTAG
- the lanKC gene encoding class III lanthionine synthetase LanKC produces MKPLVELYSLADRVFFEDPVRWEPETAFPLSDGELPEGWRRSGSGEWVMLRPPEGKLPAQGWKIHVSATPSDAAEIVETVAAHCVTNWIPFKFLRSVALLRAFNLKYAPRAASGKLVTIYPRDEVELAATLTALDAKIGGRPGPYILTDLRYNQGPLYVRYGGFEERYCTNSDGERVLAIQRPDGTLVPDDRRPVFSTPEWVTVPRVLADSLAARNATGATMDYRIVEAMHFSNGGGVYRAVRNADGVEVVLKEARPHAGLDKDDADAISRLENEATALRALDGVPGIPRLHEVAQVWEHRFLVMDLVPGINLHHWLALNFPLIGSSTPEQRRAWVARAMRVLAKVTELVAAVHERGIVFADLHPANIMINERDGEDEIFLVDFEAASPIAEHRRQRFGHAGFTNRDKTGADIDRHALAVLKLWLFLPLTSIVGLAPGKLAELVEIATGLFELPGDFASSILSVVGEVTPPNATVSTLPRTGPVRAGAEWTELLPSIAAAITASATPDRRDRLFPGDLEQFRSGGGTFAHGAAGVLWALSSTGFELDPDHQRWLLADAEKPREKIGFYDGAHGIAHVLDLLGHPGPAADLLSRTDETLIGDVTLYSGLAGVGLNLLHLAERQDEPAHRKRALEVARRLGAAITSGEPHGVDKPPGELGRARQAGTLGGLLRGWSGPALFLLRLYQSTQDGQWLELAVRAAHRDLDLCVSAPDGSLQVDGGYRMLPYLDVGSAGIALVADELVREIADERLLTALPLLAQACQSEFILEPSLFHGRAGLLAVISGLSRGASEIISDKRVKAHLDGMHHYPLAYCGHVSFPGDGCSRLSMDIATGNAGVLTALSAALRGGTPFLPFLSGTDHRARSGGMQQGQANIQLEG; encoded by the coding sequence ATGAAACCCTTGGTAGAGCTGTACTCCCTGGCCGACCGGGTGTTCTTCGAGGACCCCGTGCGCTGGGAGCCCGAGACCGCCTTCCCGCTCTCCGACGGCGAGCTGCCCGAGGGCTGGCGGCGTTCCGGCAGTGGTGAGTGGGTCATGCTGCGGCCGCCGGAGGGCAAGCTGCCGGCGCAGGGCTGGAAGATCCACGTCTCGGCCACGCCCTCGGACGCGGCCGAGATCGTCGAGACGGTCGCCGCGCACTGCGTGACGAACTGGATCCCGTTCAAGTTCCTGCGCAGCGTCGCGCTGCTGCGGGCGTTCAACCTCAAGTACGCCCCGCGCGCGGCCAGCGGCAAGCTGGTCACCATCTACCCGAGGGACGAGGTGGAGCTGGCCGCCACGCTGACCGCGCTGGACGCGAAGATCGGCGGCAGGCCGGGCCCCTACATCCTCACCGACCTGCGCTACAACCAGGGCCCGCTCTACGTGCGTTACGGCGGGTTCGAGGAGCGCTACTGCACCAACTCCGACGGCGAGCGGGTGCTGGCCATCCAGCGGCCGGACGGCACGCTGGTGCCGGATGACCGCAGGCCGGTGTTCAGCACGCCGGAGTGGGTCACCGTGCCCAGGGTGCTCGCCGACAGCCTGGCCGCGCGCAACGCCACCGGCGCCACCATGGACTACCGGATCGTCGAGGCGATGCACTTCTCCAACGGCGGCGGGGTCTACAGGGCCGTCCGCAACGCCGACGGCGTCGAGGTCGTGCTCAAGGAGGCCCGGCCGCACGCGGGGCTGGACAAGGACGACGCGGACGCGATCTCCCGGCTGGAGAACGAGGCCACCGCGCTGCGCGCGCTCGACGGCGTGCCCGGCATCCCCCGGTTGCACGAGGTGGCCCAGGTCTGGGAGCACCGGTTCCTGGTGATGGACCTGGTGCCGGGCATCAACCTGCACCACTGGCTGGCGCTGAACTTCCCGCTGATCGGCTCTTCCACACCGGAGCAGCGCCGCGCCTGGGTGGCGCGCGCGATGCGGGTGCTGGCCAAGGTGACCGAGCTGGTGGCCGCGGTGCACGAGCGGGGCATCGTCTTCGCTGACCTGCACCCGGCCAACATCATGATCAACGAGCGGGACGGCGAGGACGAGATCTTCCTGGTCGACTTCGAGGCCGCCTCGCCGATCGCGGAGCACCGCAGGCAGCGCTTCGGCCACGCCGGGTTCACCAACCGGGACAAGACCGGCGCGGACATCGACCGGCACGCCCTCGCGGTGCTCAAGCTGTGGCTGTTCCTGCCGCTGACCTCGATCGTCGGCCTGGCGCCCGGCAAGCTGGCCGAGCTGGTGGAGATCGCCACCGGGCTCTTCGAGCTGCCCGGGGACTTCGCCTCCTCCATCCTCTCCGTGGTCGGCGAGGTGACCCCGCCCAACGCGACGGTCAGCACGCTGCCGCGCACCGGGCCGGTGCGCGCGGGCGCGGAGTGGACCGAGCTGCTGCCCTCGATCGCCGCGGCGATCACCGCCAGCGCCACCCCCGACCGCCGGGACCGGCTCTTCCCCGGCGACCTGGAGCAGTTCCGCTCCGGCGGCGGCACCTTCGCACACGGCGCGGCCGGCGTGCTGTGGGCCTTGTCCAGCACCGGTTTTGAGCTCGACCCGGACCACCAGCGCTGGCTGCTGGCCGACGCGGAGAAGCCCAGGGAGAAGATCGGCTTCTACGACGGCGCGCACGGCATCGCGCACGTGCTCGACCTGCTCGGCCACCCCGGCCCGGCCGCGGACCTGTTGTCCCGCACCGATGAGACGCTGATCGGCGATGTCACGCTGTACAGCGGCCTGGCCGGGGTCGGGCTGAACCTGTTGCACCTGGCCGAGCGCCAGGACGAACCGGCGCACCGGAAACGGGCCCTGGAGGTCGCGCGCCGCCTCGGCGCGGCGATCACCAGCGGCGAGCCGCACGGCGTGGACAAGCCACCCGGCGAGCTGGGCCGGGCGCGGCAGGCCGGCACGCTGGGCGGGCTGCTGCGCGGCTGGTCCGGTCCGGCGCTGTTCCTGCTCCGGCTGTACCAGTCCACTCAGGACGGTCAGTGGCTGGAGCTGGCGGTGCGGGCGGCACATCGGGACCTGGACCTGTGCGTGAGCGCGCCGGACGGCTCGCTGCAGGTGGACGGCGGCTACCGGATGCTGCCCTACCTGGACGTGGGCTCGGCCGGTATCGCGCTGGTGGCCGACGAGCTGGTCAGGGAGATCGCGGATGAGCGGCTGCTGACCGCGCTGCCGCTGCTCGCGCAGGCCTGCCAGAGCGAGTTCATCCTGGAACCCAGCCTTTTTCACGGCCGGGCCGGATTGCTCGCGGTAATCTCTGGACTTTCCAGGGGTGCGTCTGAAATAATTAGTGACAAGCGGGTGAAAGCGCATCTCGACGGGATGCACCACTACCCACTCGCCTACTGTGGACATGTCTCTTTCCCCGGTGACGGATGTAGCCGCTTGTCCATGGATATCGCAACGGGTAACGCCGGCGTGCTGACCGCGTTGAGCGCGGCGCTGCGCGGCGGGACACCGTTCCTCCCATTCCTGTCCGGCACGGATCACCGTGCCCGGTCCGGGGGTATGCAACAGGGCCAGGCGAACATTCAACTGGAGGGGTGA
- a CDS encoding MFS transporter: MAQAVTEARHTKSQRLAAALTKGPVEVLDFLLPLWAGAALGLSPTLVGTLTAAETLVSFLIRPLAGVLADRYDRARLAALGALGYAASFALFALATGFGLALVAAVVGGAGGALFWVALRAKVGEDLPGDSGAFSKLFAAEGVGTLIAMVAAISLVARIDYPGVFWLCAAACVAAAVVLATQKSPGRPAVDSASPRLRELGGRMYPLLGVIVITAIAEAGVALLLLMHLQRGHNLQLGAIATVFLPGFIVYSVLPDYLHGVVTRLGRTRVVTVALLLSAVFAVGLSFAPHPVVLAGMWILSAAAFAAAIPVEQSIVAEAAGGSLGRGMAIYESATLLGATIGTFGAGLLYDQGTGWQIACVVAAVLLAAAALLMRGAIRRIGVSDRVPAPDPAAVAEPAPATETAPETVAAEAKPDKDAPELNVWAGHAVIFVVAQVVLAIIGYSWPYEAIFNGPHPAEWWWNSSGHLLLNLGRIWCAVFVVDTVWSVGRVLLHRLRNRG; encoded by the coding sequence ATGGCACAGGCCGTCACCGAGGCGCGGCACACGAAGTCCCAGCGACTGGCCGCCGCCCTGACCAAGGGCCCGGTCGAGGTGCTCGACTTCCTGCTGCCGCTGTGGGCGGGCGCGGCCCTCGGCCTGTCCCCCACCCTGGTCGGCACGCTGACCGCGGCCGAGACCCTGGTCTCCTTCCTCATCCGCCCACTGGCCGGGGTGCTGGCCGACCGGTACGACCGGGCCCGGCTGGCCGCGCTCGGCGCGCTCGGCTACGCGGCCTCCTTCGCGCTGTTCGCCCTGGCCACCGGGTTCGGCCTGGCGCTGGTCGCGGCGGTGGTGGGCGGCGCGGGCGGCGCGCTGTTCTGGGTGGCGCTGCGGGCCAAGGTCGGCGAGGACCTGCCGGGTGACAGCGGCGCGTTCAGCAAGCTGTTCGCCGCCGAGGGCGTGGGCACGCTGATCGCGATGGTCGCGGCCATCTCGCTGGTCGCCCGGATCGACTACCCCGGCGTGTTCTGGCTGTGCGCGGCGGCCTGCGTGGCCGCGGCGGTGGTGCTGGCCACCCAGAAGTCCCCCGGCAGGCCCGCCGTCGACTCGGCCTCGCCGAGGCTGCGCGAGCTGGGCGGCCGGATGTACCCGCTGCTCGGCGTCATCGTGATCACCGCGATCGCCGAGGCCGGGGTGGCCCTGCTGCTGCTGATGCACCTGCAGCGCGGGCACAACCTGCAACTGGGCGCGATCGCCACGGTGTTCCTGCCCGGCTTCATCGTCTACAGCGTGCTGCCGGACTATCTGCACGGCGTGGTCACCCGGCTCGGCCGGACCAGGGTGGTCACGGTGGCGCTGCTGCTCAGCGCGGTGTTCGCGGTCGGCCTGTCCTTCGCCCCGCACCCGGTGGTGCTGGCCGGGATGTGGATCCTGTCCGCCGCCGCGTTCGCCGCGGCCATCCCGGTGGAGCAGTCCATCGTGGCCGAGGCCGCGGGCGGCAGCCTCGGCCGGGGCATGGCGATCTACGAGAGCGCCACCCTGCTCGGCGCGACCATCGGCACCTTCGGCGCGGGCCTGCTCTACGACCAGGGCACCGGCTGGCAGATCGCCTGCGTGGTGGCGGCCGTGCTGCTGGCGGCGGCCGCGCTGCTGATGCGCGGCGCGATCCGGCGGATCGGGGTGTCCGACCGGGTGCCCGCGCCGGATCCGGCCGCGGTCGCCGAACCGGCCCCCGCCACCGAGACCGCGCCGGAAACTGTTGCCGCCGAAGCGAAGCCGGACAAGGACGCCCCCGAGCTCAACGTCTGGGCCGGCCACGCGGTGATCTTCGTGGTGGCCCAGGTGGTGCTGGCGATCATCGGCTACAGCTGGCCCTACGAGGCCATCTTCAACGGCCCGCACCCCGCCGAGTGGTGGTGGAACTCCAGCGGCCACCTGCTGCTCAACCTGGGCCGGATCTGGTGCGCGGTGTTCGTGGTGGACACCGTCTGGTCGGTGGGCCGGGTGCTGCTCCACCGGCTCAGGAACCGAGGCTGA
- a CDS encoding GNAT family protein, which produces MTAADYVAVEGWLRPMATTSALTCDMNDLVTAEAIKEANESGKVRNFMVVTTAGDRVGVVSYRPSGGHRAYVIGGAIGDPARWSSGVGGEAMGLLVDHLFHQLNAHRVEFATAAYNKHTISMLTKGGFVLEGVLRDFYFLDGEYHDKTIWSLLREEFVVGARQFKEQMPVLDLVPAKEKQRAKELLAKYIANEPGSSWLSFADRAARERPY; this is translated from the coding sequence ATGACCGCGGCCGACTACGTCGCCGTGGAGGGCTGGCTGCGCCCGATGGCCACGACCAGCGCGCTCACCTGCGACATGAACGACCTGGTCACCGCCGAGGCGATCAAGGAAGCCAACGAGAGCGGCAAGGTCCGCAACTTCATGGTGGTGACCACGGCGGGTGACCGGGTCGGCGTGGTGAGCTACCGCCCCAGCGGCGGTCACCGGGCCTACGTCATCGGCGGCGCCATCGGCGATCCCGCGCGGTGGAGCTCCGGGGTCGGCGGCGAGGCCATGGGCCTGCTGGTGGACCACCTGTTCCACCAGCTCAACGCGCACCGGGTGGAGTTCGCCACGGCCGCCTACAACAAGCACACGATCAGCATGCTCACCAAGGGCGGCTTCGTGCTGGAGGGCGTGCTGCGCGACTTCTACTTCCTCGATGGCGAGTACCACGACAAGACGATCTGGTCGCTGCTGCGCGAGGAGTTCGTGGTGGGCGCGCGCCAGTTCAAGGAGCAGATGCCGGTGCTGGACCTGGTGCCCGCCAAGGAGAAGCAGCGGGCGAAGGAGCTGCTCGCCAAGTACATCGCCAACGAGCCGGGCTCCTCCTGGCTCAGCTTCGCCGACCGGGCCGCCAGGGAGCGCCCGTACTAG
- a CDS encoding ribonucleotide-diphosphate reductase subunit beta yields the protein MDEAKLGELPQLPADAVLRHADLVTGRKPKPIELYQRWERQQWSAEELSLGRDHDMLHHPRLPESVRVMLKEAIATFIIGEYTGLDMLGPILTGCPDEEYALFLGTQIADETRHARAVFRLGEEVLEMPENPRAMLAEAWNIVTPAHKELSLLETQIVQDLAARPLDYGQWLQACTLFHLITEGVLALIGQRALVHSLRDVNMFNGIKSAFIAMCRDESRHISFGLHALRTGIQEGYADHIYEVLEKAVPLALRMDTEFESGSDREEARIREMSVDILRRHLGNIGADHKFVAHLTDPYDLRLARQ from the coding sequence ATGGACGAGGCCAAGCTCGGCGAGCTGCCGCAGCTGCCTGCGGACGCCGTCCTGCGCCACGCGGACCTGGTGACGGGCCGTAAGCCCAAGCCGATCGAGCTGTACCAACGCTGGGAGCGCCAGCAGTGGTCCGCCGAGGAGCTCTCGCTGGGCCGCGACCACGACATGCTGCACCACCCGCGCCTGCCGGAGAGCGTCCGGGTGATGCTCAAGGAGGCCATCGCCACCTTCATCATCGGCGAGTACACCGGCCTGGACATGCTCGGCCCGATCCTCACCGGCTGTCCGGACGAGGAGTACGCCCTGTTCCTGGGCACCCAGATCGCCGATGAGACCCGGCACGCCCGCGCGGTGTTCCGGCTCGGCGAGGAGGTGCTGGAGATGCCGGAGAACCCGAGGGCGATGCTGGCCGAGGCCTGGAACATCGTCACCCCCGCGCACAAGGAACTGAGCCTGCTGGAGACCCAGATCGTGCAGGACCTGGCCGCCCGCCCGCTGGACTACGGGCAGTGGTTGCAGGCCTGCACGCTGTTCCACCTGATCACCGAGGGTGTGCTGGCGCTGATCGGGCAGCGGGCCCTGGTGCACTCGCTGCGCGATGTGAACATGTTCAACGGCATCAAGTCCGCCTTCATCGCGATGTGCCGGGACGAGTCGCGGCACATCAGCTTCGGGCTGCACGCGCTGCGCACCGGCATCCAGGAGGGCTACGCCGACCACATCTACGAGGTGCTGGAGAAGGCGGTCCCGCTGGCGCTGCGGATGGACACCGAGTTCGAGTCCGGCAGCGACCGGGAAGAGGCCCGGATCCGGGAGATGAGCGTGGACATCCTGCGCAGGCACCTGGGCAACATCGGCGCCGACCACAAGTTCGTCGCGCACCTGACCGACCCCTACGACCTGCGCCTGGCCCGGCAATGA